One Salarias fasciatus chromosome 22, fSalaFa1.1, whole genome shotgun sequence DNA segment encodes these proteins:
- the LOC115409845 gene encoding uncharacterized protein LOC115409845 isoform X3 produces MPRGKGYRRSEAAKLRLTGRRQDPEVRFGSTTFKALRGTGYRHPVLSWPTSPFTDKSHKLVVPAHSPDKKFILVVGDSHLRALVDGFVQMPEGCLSFGFMSTPGASAAQLRTEVEHAVLPQIPEAVCLLAPGNDLTASQTIEEAAKEFRRLLYSICKRWPNVCVLDFPRRLTMTMDHQKLLSQEYHRVAARMGIRYLDTDSHFPTCHRELWCSDGVHLSDSDGMPILSQLLWTAAYLQLNETVPEPEVPARSSLPVPQHLPQVVETPSEWTVVRPRRKTTRPADLDGPSAVKKRVVEQEGNVVLKECSVVLNPVRFSRELLDVLGDGNVPAPVSKPFPAQQKKTVRQRRPRTVASQKRVIESEEEGTVLVAKSSPIPLPICFGTVTELDLQTIRPADLDGPGSDNKRVVDHEKTVRERCPRAVASQKRVINPKEEGPVLVAKTSPIPSPVRVATVMEKASKPPSDQSLENTRKTTRPADLDGPSAAKKRVVEQEGNVVLKECSIMLNPVRFSRELLDVLDNGDVPAPVSKPVPAHQKKTVRERRPRAVASQKSLIEPEERTMDQQVEVVRQAEDVQQGCDADRTPVDHVDDNDTPTSSDAAHDVQDHVKCDHVRSFIRGSFNQGNPRFGENKGKQCATNSITAVMTNVLKSAWTWTTTDLDNVLVNGNDLYTYVKDKHKVSVLEGKGYILVKELPTEYELLDKKFCLEYMESLSGHIDVEEYHPAVQDYVMPLDVAFQRAMLNADACLLNIKKNICAVLKQRDQFAVFDPHARGADGGLQHDGTSIVACYDTLDAVYTHITNLVHSLYVNAAPDSVKPFEVTGVKVVVVSSQTVTEAADHEQQSETGTDETEQQSEAGIGSDETEQQSETLTEADDIDESSVCLVSETNASNVTFKCLTLADKRRICTKLDIVPSLSCEDVVADCLDIEQPQPCTTIDIQGDGNCFFRSLSYVFSGLESHHRTVRLAVVKHVEQNPDVYRNVVREQFTSVQQYVNDSRMKYVGTWATEVEIQAAANLFNVDIYTYSEQKWLKYGSSGAAARNKAIYIKHCNECHYEPIECVKDISGKCFSLRTLGETNHGKSRSDVISTPKACNKKQKREERKKYADNSEFRQCKIMKVQQRYSTDSTYRQKLQQASVNKYATNEEHKVKIIKAIKDQYSTNEQFRAKVIQRGVQKYASDEQFRAKVIQRGVQKYASDEQFRAKVIKTSVQKYASDEQFRAKVIQRGVQKYASDDHVRAKFKHGSISKYASSPGHRAQVKQYGVKKYKSNAVYAQSIKKRNQEKRLNDILKKHDIDFVIEQFREMVKQGPKYVCCVCHKLLFQRQVLECNKERYEKKGAAVAAVADKCITLTYLHQCGDKCTADCTVKLTHVGKLWICHGCNSKIICGKVPDQSVINNLQLDPIPQELNTLNPLEQHLIAPHIPFMKLVALPKGGQNGVHGPVTCVPSNTNAVNVLPRLENQDLMIRVKLKRKLSYKGHYEYQYVNTSKVHSALENLKQNNKWYKDVEINTDWTNPLEKDTNDDDKMDDAEDFDTQDEHINDQQQHGMYLDTCMQPVDVAQEVLDHHFDSVLSVAPAEGNTPVRLLTDVSNEAKCFPALFPKGTGTFHDTRPHKLTLSRYLNARILNADGRFGSNVEYIFYAQYLSEINQVVSNVSIALRKGHHGGESSQITSSMLASTDFVNNVLRCDMGYKFLKPIRGTPVFWQRVQKDLFAMVKQLGIPTWFCSFSSADLRWTELMQTFMEVQNVQGNVDEMDWSQKCNLLNNNPVTAARMFDHRFRSFLHDVIMSPAQPIGKIIDYFYRVEFQQRGSPHTHCLFWVENAPKIGRNTDQEVIDFIDKYVTCDLPPESDDLHEVVSSVQMHSKKHSKSCKKKGTPCRFNFPRPPSNKTFLCKAKTEQQQQQQQQEQQDNSNGAQQQTDVKTTDPATVAKEIIRKVKVALSNEEATFDSVDALFSSMGIDQSVFEKAMQLTTKKTSVVLKRNVDDVWVNQYNKDLLRCWNANLDIQFVCDAYACVVYIISYISKAEREMGLLLKHAQNEVKTKENVDAKQALNKLGSVFLHNREVSAQESVYRLTNMRLKECSRNVVFVPTGDNIVRMSLPLNVIQKRAEQEDLNSDKIWMTSITDRYKSRPKTDEFKDMCLASFASEYRVVPKSEKCQKNVIKLGNDCGLVKKRTRTNAAVVRYARFSQTEYPEKHYQSLLQLFLPHYTDQQVKPKQFVSFQEFYNTGSVTTSRNELKSVKEVVDLNRSKFEKEAKALELCEEALECDGFPEDAWADLCPEAELERLESVEEMTANKDLFPTERDVIPDLQPETTPVSIEFPKQKMSHSEAQTIMRSLNELQSQVFYTIQKWCLDTVNGHNPAPFHVFLSGGAGTGKSHLIKALYYEATRLLARLSHNPDAVHVLLTAPTGVAAYNINATTIHNTFAIPTNVSLPYQPLKEEKVNTLRAALRDLKILIIDEISMVDHKLLAYIHGRVRQIKQSGDFAPFGNVSVIAVGDFYQLPPVKGKPLYTDQAGIDLWGSTFKHVELTEIVRQKNQDFAVTLNRIRKHKKGDKLNAQDEKLLKQCQTGVGDDTEDLHIFATNSDVDAHNFKMLHKVCSDVVQIKAQDFEKNPQTGRFAQKTTSHAFNKHTHLSALLSIAPNARVMLIKNIDTCDGLVNGVLGTVSLIKCDEKTKVPKLIYVKFDDDRIGSKLRAKFPCTVPGLQNATPVGLDEDKVPYRGGIRRQFPLRLAWACTIHKVQGLTLEKAVVSFKKIFSAGQAYVALSRVTSIENLIIQDFKATAIYAKTDIDDCLQKMGNYIETPLTRPDASLKVCLLNIQGLQAHIADLKHDRRMLDADLLCLTETWLQHNTAQGNIDMAGWTFHCKARSQSYSNQGAFSALQKQQHGGVGFYHKNHIISNIINLPCSELEAIIFNIQPMNHNYIVLYRPPSYQISLFKQNLSAVVSHFNALSGGKIIMGDFNDNAVVSKSMENFMTQHGYSQIVTCPTTENGTLIDHVYIKDIDAATVEIQLMSTYYSYHECLCIHFK; encoded by the exons ATGCCCAGGGGCAAAGGTTACAGACGGTCTGAAGCTGCGAAGCTGAGGCTCACTGGGCGCCGCCAGGATCCGGAAGTGCGATTTGGCAGTACCACCTTTAAAGCAC TCCGTGGTACAGGGTACCGCCATCCGGTTCTGAGCTGGCCAACTTCACCGTTCACAGACAAGAGCCATAAGTTGGTTGTACCAGCTCACTCCCCAGACAAAAAG TTCATTCTGGTTGTTGGGGACTCTCATCTACGTGCACTGGTAGATGGGTTCGTCCAGATGCCAGAGGGATGCTTGTCCTTTGGCTTCATGTCAACGCCGGGGGCCTCAGCAGCGCAGCTGAGGACTGAGGTTGAACACGCTGTTCTCCCTCAGATCCCAGAGGCAGTCTGTCTGTTGGCTCCTGGCAATGACTTGACTGCCAGCCAGACCATTGAGGAAGCTGCAAAGGAGTTCAGGAGGCTCCTGTACTCCATTTGCAAGCGCTGGCCAAAT gtgtgtgtcctggatTTCCCCCGGCGCCTGACCATGACCATGGACCACCAGAAACTTCTGAGCCAGGAGTACCATCGTGTTGCAGCACGGATGG GAATCCGCTACTTGGACACTGATTCCCATTTCCCCACGTGCCACCGAGAACTGTGGTGCAGTGATGgt GTTCACCTCAGTGACAGTGACGGAATGCCCATTCTGTCACAGCTGCTCTGGACGGCTGCCTACCTGCAGCTGAATGAGACAGTGCCAGAGCCAGAGGTCCCAGCAAGGTCGTCACTCCCTGTTCCTCAGCACCTCCCCCAGGTGGTTGAGACACCCTCAGAGTGGACAGTCGTTAGACCACGCAGGAAG ACGACGCGACCAGCTGACCTTGATGGGCCCAGTGCTGTTAAAAAGAGAGTGGTTGAGCAGGAG GGGAACGTGGTGCTGAAGGAATGTTCTGTCGTGCTAAATCCTGTGAGGTTCAGCAGAGAACTCCTGGATGTGTTGGGAGATGGAaatgttcctgctcctgtttcCAAACCATTTCCGGCACAGCAGAAG AAAACTGTGAGACAACGTCGGCCAAGAACTGTTGCCTCCCAGAAGAGGGTGATCGAGTCAGAG GAAGAGGGAACTGTGCTGGTGGCCAAGTCTTCTCCCATCCCATTGCCGATCTGTTTTGGTACAGTGACTGAGCTGGATTTACAGACGATCCGACCAGCTGACCTTGATGGGCCTGGTTCTGACAATAAGAGAGTGGTTGACCACGAG aaGACTGTGAGGGAACGTTGCCCAAGAGCTGTTGCCTCCCAGAAGAGGGTGATCAATCCAAAG gAGGAAGGACCTGTGCTGGTGGCCAAGACTTCTCCCATCCCATCGCCTGTTCGTGTTGCTACAGTGATGGAGAAGGCCAGCAAACCTCCTTCTGATCAGTCACTGGAAAACACCAGGAAG ACGACCAGACCAGCTGACCTTGATGGGCCCAGTGCTGCTAAAAAGAGGGTCGTTGAGCAGGAG GGGAACGTGGTGCTGAAGGAATGTTCTATCATGCTAAATCCTGTGAGGTTCAGCAGAGAACTCCTGGATGTGTTGGACAATGGcgatgttcctgctcctgtttcCAAACCAGTTCCAGCACACCAGAAG AAGACTGTGAGGGAACGTCGCCCAAGAGCTGTTGCCTCCCAGAAGAGCCTGATTGAGCCAGAG GAGCGAACCATGGACCAGCAGGTCGAGGTTGTGCGGCAGGCAGAGGATGTGCAGCAG GGCTGTGATGCAGACAGAACACCAGTGGACCACGTGGATGACAATGATACTCCCACTTCGTCTGATGCCGCCCATGATGTCCAGGATCACGTGAAATGTGACCATGTCAGGTCTTTTATTCGTGGGTCATTTAATCAGGGCAATCCACGTTTTGGTGAAAACAAAGGGAAGCAATGTGCCACAAATAGTATCACTGCAGTTATGACTAATGTGTTAAAGAGTGCTTGGACTTGGACAACGACTGACCTGGACAATGTTTTGGTGAATGGTAATGACTTGTACACTTACGTGAAGGACAAGCACAAGGTTAGTGTTTTAGAAGGTAAAGGTTACATTTTGGTGAAAGAGCTGCCTACAGAGTATGAGTTACTTGACAAAAAGTTTTGTTTGGAATACATGGAGTCATTAAGTGGACACATTGATGTAGAAGAGTATCACCCTGCTGTTCAGGATTATGTCATGCCTCTAGATGTTGCTTTCCAGAGGGCCATGCTTAATGCAGATGCTTGTTTGTTGAACATCAAGAAGAATATCTGTGCGGTTCTTAAGCAACGGGATCAGTTTGCCGTGTTTGATCCACACGCACGTGGTGCTGATGGTGGTTTGCAACATGATGGCACTAGCATTGTTGCATGCTATGATACACTGGATGCAGTCTACACACACATCACCAACCTTGTACACTCACTATATGTGAATGCTGCACCTGATAGTGTAAAGCCTTTTGAAGTCACTGGTGTTAAGGTTGTTGTTGTATCATCACAGACAGTGACAGAGGCAGCAGATCATGAGCAGCAGTCTGAAACAGGGACAGATGAGACTGAGCAGCAGTCTGAAGCAGGGATAGGATCAGATGAGACTGAGCAGCAgtctgaaacactgacagaggCTGATGACATTGATGAATCATCAGTTTGTTTAGTGTCTGAGACAAATGCCAGCAATGTAACATTTAAGTGTTTGACATTAGCCGACAAAAGGAGAATCTGCACCAAACTTGACATTGTGCCCAGTTTGAGTTGTGAGGATGTTGTTGCTGATTGTTTAGATATTGAACAGCCACAACCATGTACTACCATTGACATTCAGGGAGATGGTAATTGTTTCTTTCGATCTCTGTCATATGTCTTTAGTGGTCTCGAGTCACATCATAGAACTGTTCGCTTAGCTGTTGTGAAGCATGTTGAACAGAATCCTGATGTGTACCGTAATGTTGTTAGAGAACAGTTTACGTCTGTTCAGCAGTATGTTAATGATTCGCGCATGAAATATGTTGGTACTTGGGCTACGGAAGTTGAAATTCAGGCTGCTGCAAATTTGTTTAATGTTGACATTTATACATATAGTGAGCAGAAGTGGTTAAAGTACGGTTCAAGTGGTGCAGCAGCTAGAAACAAAGCGATTTATATCAAACACTGCAATGAATGTCATTATGAACCCATTGAATGTGTGAAAGATATCTCTGGTAAATGTTTTAGTTTAAGAACCTTGGGTGAAACTAACCATGGAAAGTCGAGATCTGATGTCATTTCCACTCCTAAAGCTTGTAATAAGAagcagaagagagaagagaggaagaaatatGCTGATAACAGTGAATTTAGGCAATGTAAAATAATGAAAGTACAACAGAGATATTCAACTGACAGTACATATAGACAAAAACTACAGCAGGCTAGTGTTAATAAGTATGCTACAAATGAAGAACACAAAGTTAAGATTATAAAAGCTATTAAAGATCAATATTCTACCAATGAGCAGTTTAGAGCAAAGGTAATACAGAGGGGTGTACAGAAATACGCTTCAGATGAGCAGTTTAGAGCAAAAGTAATACAGAGGGGTGTACAGAAATACGCTTCAGATGAGCAGTTTAGAGCAAAAGTAATAAAGACAAGTGTACAAAAATACGCTTCAGATGAGCAGTTTAGAGCAAAAGTAATACAGAGGGGTGTACAAAAATATGCTTCAGATGATCATGTCAGAGCTAAATTTAAACATGGGAGCATTTCAAAATATGCCAGTTCTCCTGGGCATCGTGCTCAAGTTAAACAATATGGCGTTAAAAAGTATAAATCAAACGCAGTGTATGCCCAGTCTATAAAGAAGCGCAACCAGGAAAAAAGACTTAATGACattctgaaaaaacatgatattGATTTTGTTATTGAACAATTTAGAGAAATGGTTAAACAGGGGCCAAAATATGTTTGCTGTGTCTGTCATAAATTATTGTTCCAACGTCAGGTACTTGAATGTAATAAAGAACGTTATGAAAAGAAGGGAGCTGCAGTAGCTGCAGTAGCAGATAAATGCATAACTTTAACATATCTTCATCAATGTGGTGATAAATGTACTGCAGACTGCACTGTAAAGTTGACACATGTTGGCAAACTGTGGATTTGTCATGGCTGCAACAGCAAAATAATTTGTGGAAAAGTACCTGATCAAAGTGTAATTAATAATCTGCAATTAGATCCTATTCCACAAGAACTCAATACACTAAACCCTTTAGAACAGCATTTAATAGCACCGCATATTCCCTTCATGAAGCTAGTAGCTCTACCCAAGGGAGGACAAAATGGCGTCCACGGTCCTGTGACCTGTGTTCCATCAAACACCAATGCTGTTAATGTGCTTCCTAGGTTAGAAAATCAGGATTTAATGATTCGAGTTAAATTAAAAAGGAAACTCTCCTACAAAGGACATTATGAATATCAATATGTCAACACAAGTAAAGTTCATAGTGCACTGGAAAACTTAAAACAGAATAACAAATGGTATAAAGATGTGGAAATTAATACTGATTGGACAAATCCGCttgaaaaagacacaaatgatgatgataaaatgGACGACGCTGAAGATTTCGACACACAGGACGAGCACATtaatgaccagcagcagcatggcatGTACTTGGACACATGTATGCAGCCAGTAGATGTTGCACAGGAAGTACTGGATCACCATTTTGACAGTGTTCTATCAGTAGCCCCAGCAGAAGGTAACACTCCTGTACGTTTGCTTACAGATGTCAGCAATGAGGCTAaatgttttcctgctctctTCCCAAAGGGAACTGGTACTTTTCATGACACCAGACCGCACAAGTTGACACTGAGTCGCTATCTAAATGCTAGAATTCTTAATGCTGATGGTCGATTTGGCAGTAATGTAGAGTACATCTTTTATGCACAGTACTTATCAGAAATTAATCAAGTTGTGTCAAATGTTTCTATAGCATTAAGAAAAGGGCATCATGGAGGAGAGAGCAGTCAGATTACATCCTCAATGCTTGCTAGTACAGACTTTGTAAATAATGTGCTACGTTGTGACATGGGCTACAAATTTCTGAAACCTATACGTGGAACACCTGTCTTTTGGCAGCGAGTCCAGAAAGACTTGTTTGCTATGGTCAAGCAGCTCGGTATTCCTACCTggttctgttccttttcatcaGCAGATTTACGTTGGACAGAATTGATGCAAACTTTTATGGAAGTGCAAAATGTTCAAGGCAATGTAGATGAGATGGACTGGTCCCAAAAATGTAATTTGCTCAACAATAATCCTGTCACAGCAGCAAGAATGTTTGACCATAGGTTTCGTTCTTTTCTACACGACGTGATCATGTCTCCTGCTCAGCCAATCGGTAAGATTATTGACTACTTTTATCGTGTTGAGTTTCAGCAGCGTggatctccacacacacattgcttGTTTTGGGTGGAGAATGCACCGAAGATTGGCAGGAACACAGATCAGGAGGTCATAGACTTTATTGATAAATATGTAACATGTGACCTCCCACCTGAAAGTGATGATCTGCATGAGGTTGTGTCCAGTGTTCAAATGCACAGCAAGAAACACTCTAAAAGTTGTAAAAAGAAGGGCACACCATGCAGGTTTAATTTTCCGCGACCTCCaagcaacaaaacatttttgtgtaaggcaaaaacagagcagcagcaacaacagcagcagcaagagCAACAGGATAACTCTAACGGAGCACAGCAGCAAACTGATGTTAAAACAACTGACCCAGCGACAGTAGCAAAAGAGATCATCAGGAAAGTTAAAGTCgctctttcaaatgaagaagCAACCTTTGACAGTGTTGATGCTCTCTTTAGCTCCATGGGTATCGATCAGTCAGTGTTTGAAAAGGCTATGCAGTTAACTACCAAAAAAACTAGCGTCGTTCTTAAACGAAATGTCGATGACGTTTGGGTAAATCAATACAACAAAGATCTCTTGCGTTGTTGGAATGCAAATTTAGACATTCAGTTTGTATGTGATGCATATGCCTGTGTAGTATATATCATCTCCTATATATCAAAAGCAGAAAGGGAAATGGGTTTGCTACTTAAACATGCACAGAATGAggtgaaaacaaaggaaaatgttGATGCAAAACAGGCCCTTAACAAGTTAGGAAGTGTTTTTTTGCATAATAGAGAAGTATCTGCCCAAGAAAGTGTATATCGTCTCACCAACATGCGATTAAAGGAGTGCTCCAGAAATGTCGTATTTGTTCCAACCGGAGACAATATAGTCAGGATGAGTCTTCCTCTCAATGTAATTCAGAAGAGAGCAGAACAAGAAGACCTTAACTCGGACAAAATCTGGATGACCAGCATTACTGATCGTTACAAAAGCAGACCTAAAACAGATGAGTTTAAAGACATGTGTCTCGCTAGTTTTGCTTCAGAATACAGAGTTGTGCccaaaagtgaaaaatgtcaaaagaatGTGATTAAACTGGGTAATGACTGTGGTTTGGTAAAAAAGAGGACGAGGACAAATGCGGCTGTTGTGAGATATGCTCGCTTCTCTCAAACAGAATATCCTGAAAAGCACTATCAAAGCTTGCTTCAGCTGTTCTTGCCTCATTATACAGACCAACAGGTGAAACCCAAACAGTTTGTATCCTTTCAAGAGTTTTACAACACTGGTTCTGTCACCACCAGCAGGAATGAACTTAAATCTGTAAAAGAAGTGGTTGATTTGAACAGGTCCAAGTTTGAAAAAGAAGCTAAAGCACTGGAACTCTGTGAAGAAGCCTTAGAATGTGATGGCTTCCCAGAAGACGCTTGGGCTGATCTATGTCCTGAAGCAGAACTAGAACGATTAGAAAGTGTGGAGGAAATGACTGCTAACAAAGACTTGTTTCCTACGGAAAGAGACGTTATTCCAGATTTACAACCAGAAACAACACCTGTGTCCATAGAGTTcccaaaacagaaaatgagtcATTCTGAAGCGCAAACTATCATGAGATCTCTGAATGAGCTACAGTCACAGGTGTTTTACACAATACAGAAGTGGTGCTTGGATACAGTAAACGGTCACAATCCTGCACCTTTTCATGTCTTCCTTTCGGGCGGGGCGGGCACAGGCAAATCCCACTTGATTAAAGCTTTGTACTACGAGGCCACAAGACTGTTAGCCAGACTGTCACATAATCCAGATGCCGTTCATGTTTTGCTTACTGCTCCTACAGGTGTAGCTGCTTATAACATTAATGCTACTACAATACACAACACCTTTGCTATCCCTACTAATGTGTCATTGCCGTATCAGCCactaaaagaggaaaaagtcaaTACTTTAAGAGCTGCTTTGAGAGATCTCAAAATATTGATCATTGACGAAATTTCCATGGTTGATCACAAATTACTGGCATACATACATGGCAGAGTGAGGCAAATTAAACAATCTGGCGACTTTGCTCCCTTTGGTAATGTGTCTGTAATAGCTGTTGGAGATTTTTACCAGCTTCCGCCGGTAAAAGGAAAACCTCTTTACACAGACCAAGCAGGGATCGACCTATGGGGCAGTACGTTTAAACATGTAGAGCTGACAGAAATAGTGCGACAGAAAAATCAAGACTTTGCTGTGACACTAAATCGCatcagaaaacataaaaaaggagACAAACTCAACGCCCAAGAtgaaaaactgttaaaacaatGTCAGACTGGCGTGGGTGATGACACAGAGGACCTTCACATTTTTGCAACAAACAGTGACGTAGATGCCCACAACTTTAAGATGTTACACAAGGTATGTTCAGATGTTGTCCAGATTAAAGCACAGGACTTTGAGAAAAATCCTCAAACAGGACGATTTGCCCAAAAGACAACTTCACATGCtttcaacaaacacacacatttaagtGCATTGTTGAGTATCGCTCCAAACGCTCGTGTTATGCTCATTAAAAACATAGACACTTGTGATGGTCTTGTTAATGGAGTCCTTGGCACTGTTTCTCTTATCAAATGTGATGAGAAAACCAAAGTCCCAAAACTTATCTACGTGAAATTTGATGACGACAGGATTGGCAGTAAATTAAGAGCTAAATTTCCTTGTACAGTGCCTGGTCTTCAAAACGCCACACCGGTTGGGCTTGACGAAGACAAAGTCCCCTACAGAGGTGGAATTAGACGACAGTTTCCCTTGCGTCTAGCATGGGCTTGCACAATCCATAAAGTGCAAGGCTTAACGTTAGAGAAAGCAGTGGTGTCCTTTAAAAAGATTTTCTCTGCTGGCCAAGCTTACGTCGCTTTAAGCCGCGTTACATCTATAGAGAATCTTATTATTCAGGATTTTAAAGCCACTGCTATTTATGCAAAAACAGACATAGATGATTGTTTGCAGAAAATGGGAAACTACATTGAGACTCCATTAACAAGACCAGATGCCTCTCTGAAAGTCTGCTTACTTAATATCCAAGGCTTACAAGCACACATAGCAGACCTGAAACACGACCGCAGGATGTTAGATGCTGACTTGCTGTGTCTCACAGAAACATggctgcaacacaacacagcacaggGTAACATTGACATGGCAggatggacatttcactgtaaagcgAGGTCCCAATCCTACAGTAACCAGGGAGCTTTTTCTGCTTTACAGAAGCAACAGCATGGCGGTGTTGGCTTTTATCATAAAAACCACATCATTTCCAACATTATCAATCTGCCATGCAGTGAGTTGGAAGCAATAATTTTTAACATTCAGCCTATGAACCATAATTACATAGTGCTGTACAGACCACCATCATACCAAATTAGCCTGTTTAAACAAAACCTCAGTGCTGTAGTCAGTCACTTTAATGCATTATCAGGAGGTAAAATAATAATGGGCGACTTTAATGATAATGCTGTTGTGTCAAAGTCTATGGAGAACTTCATGACACAACATGGCTACAGTCAAATCGTTACTTGTCCGACAACAGAGAACGGTACACTGATTGATCATGTTTACATTAAAGATATCGACGCTGCAACTGTCGAAATCCAACTGATGTCAACATACTACAGTTACCATGAATGCCTTTGTATTCATTTTAAGTAG